From Thiohalorhabdus denitrificans, the proteins below share one genomic window:
- a CDS encoding HAD domain-containing protein produces the protein MDRVVIADIDGVLNRSGAPFPPFGWYEPRRGEDGQWGLALPTDPVRKLATFLAVLDEGPVARLRTLAEGSGAGLVLCSGWRKFVPRRLIRDALAAAGWPDPPIVAYTPVLGLAGRGDGMARRRASEIRQWLEHNRPEAWVVLDDLPLSRYLENAIQVRDGRGLEEAEIQKAYSVLIP, from the coding sequence ATGGACCGTGTGGTCATCGCGGACATCGACGGGGTACTCAACCGGTCCGGAGCGCCGTTCCCACCGTTCGGATGGTACGAGCCTCGCCGAGGCGAGGACGGCCAATGGGGCCTGGCACTGCCGACGGATCCGGTGCGTAAGTTGGCCACCTTCCTCGCGGTTTTGGACGAGGGCCCGGTCGCACGACTGAGAACTCTGGCGGAAGGCAGCGGCGCGGGGCTGGTTTTATGCAGCGGCTGGCGGAAATTCGTCCCTCGTCGGCTCATCCGGGATGCCCTGGCGGCTGCGGGGTGGCCGGATCCCCCTATCGTGGCCTATACCCCCGTCCTGGGTCTTGCCGGGCGAGGGGATGGCATGGCCCGGCGTCGGGCCAGCGAGATCCGGCAATGGCTCGAGCATAACCGGCCCGAGGCTTGGGTCGTGCTGGATGATCTTCCCCTGAGCCGCTACCTGGAAAATGCCATCCAGGTGAGGGACGGCCGGGGGCTGGAAGAGGCCGAGATCCAGAAGGCTTATTCCGTTTTGATCCCCTGA
- a CDS encoding helix-turn-helix transcriptional regulator, translating into MKEYDFTLKFRLGSANEDAEKYVEALAEAGCDDALVGVGQNGRVSLHFIREADSAMEALSSAVTDVRRAIPDAKLVEADPDYVGVTDIADFFGVSRQYVRKLILSKGASFPDPVHEGNPSLWHLADVLRWFQEEGQKGFSSEALEVAQVTMQLNVLNSCVKASVVSGNGFYFHAQVPNEELRAAMG; encoded by the coding sequence ATGAAGGAATACGACTTCACGCTCAAGTTCCGGCTCGGAAGCGCCAATGAGGATGCCGAGAAGTACGTGGAGGCGCTTGCGGAGGCGGGATGCGACGATGCCCTGGTGGGGGTGGGCCAGAATGGCCGGGTCTCGCTTCACTTCATCCGGGAGGCGGATAGCGCCATGGAGGCCCTCAGCAGCGCGGTCACCGATGTGCGCAGGGCCATCCCGGACGCGAAGCTGGTCGAGGCTGACCCCGACTACGTGGGCGTGACCGACATCGCCGACTTCTTTGGGGTGTCCCGCCAGTATGTGCGCAAGCTCATACTGAGCAAGGGAGCCTCGTTCCCCGATCCGGTCCACGAGGGAAATCCGTCCCTCTGGCATCTGGCGGATGTTCTGAGATGGTTCCAAGAGGAGGGACAAAAAGGCTTCTCAAGCGAAGCCCTGGAGGTTGCTCAGGTCACCATGCAACTGAACGTGCTCAATTCCTGCGTGAAGGCTTCTGTGGTTTCTGGGAACGGCTTTTATTTCCACGCTCAGGTGCCTAATGAAGAGCTGCGAGCGGCCATGGGCTGA
- a CDS encoding type II toxin-antitoxin system VapC family toxin: MLYLDTSLLVAALTNEPRTAEMQEWLANQDPADMVISDWVVTEFSGALSLKVRNGALPPEHRAEALAMFNSLVEESFARLSVSPQEFHTAARFADQHATGLRSGDALHLAIAANHGAHLRTLDQGLAEAARALGASVALL, encoded by the coding sequence GTGCTCTATCTGGATACCAGCCTGTTGGTGGCTGCGCTGACCAACGAGCCCCGTACTGCGGAGATGCAGGAGTGGTTAGCGAACCAGGACCCCGCCGATATGGTGATCAGCGACTGGGTAGTTACCGAGTTCTCCGGAGCGCTCTCCCTGAAGGTTCGCAACGGAGCGCTCCCCCCGGAGCATCGAGCCGAGGCGCTCGCCATGTTTAATTCCTTGGTCGAGGAATCCTTCGCCCGCCTCTCCGTGTCACCCCAAGAATTCCATACCGCTGCCCGTTTCGCCGATCAGCATGCTACGGGGTTGCGTTCGGGAGACGCTCTGCACCTAGCGATTGCTGCCAATCATGGTGCCCACCTGCGAACCCTCGACCAAGGACTAGCCGAGGCTGCCCGAGCCTTGGGCGCTAGCGTAGCCCTTCTTTAG
- a CDS encoding type II toxin-antitoxin system Phd/YefM family antitoxin, whose product MDTKQVSLGEAKAHLSELTELASAGETVIITKHGKAVGRLSAPEKPRKPIDLEALRRLTADMPYQPEGAGQFMRRYRESERY is encoded by the coding sequence ATGGATACGAAGCAAGTAAGCTTGGGCGAGGCCAAAGCCCATCTGAGTGAATTGACCGAGTTGGCCAGTGCGGGTGAAACCGTAATTATCACCAAGCACGGTAAAGCAGTGGGCCGGTTGTCCGCCCCTGAGAAACCGCGAAAGCCGATTGACTTGGAAGCGCTTCGCCGGCTGACCGCTGACATGCCCTACCAACCTGAGGGGGCTGGACAGTTCATGCGGCGGTACCGGGAAAGCGAGCGCTATTAG
- a CDS encoding transposase, with the protein MAKSQPRYSAKFREQMVELVRAGRSSHELAEEFEPSARTFRNWFFQAERDAGQRTDGLTSEERTELVLNALETAIQSRQPALPKPHGGQAGTLRIHRGLAQPEATPFRPWPTGPEGL; encoded by the coding sequence ATGGCCAAGTCGCAACCCCGGTATTCCGCGAAATTCCGGGAACAGATGGTGGAACTGGTCCGAGCGGGCCGCAGTTCCCACGAGTTAGCCGAGGAGTTTGAGCCCTCGGCCCGGACCTTTCGCAACTGGTTTTTCCAAGCGGAGCGGGACGCCGGCCAGCGCACGGACGGCTTGACCAGCGAGGAGCGCACTGAGCTGGTACTAAACGCCCTGGAGACGGCGATTCAGAGTCGACAGCCGGCGCTTCCTAAACCACACGGAGGCCAAGCGGGCACTCTTCGAATTCATCGAGGGCTGGCACAACCCGAGGCGACGCCATTCCGCCCTTGGCCAACAGGCCCCGAAGGCCTATGA
- the ntrC gene encoding nitrogen regulation protein NR(I), with protein MNPTIWVIDDDPSIRWVLEKALTEAHMAVRTFEEASALRRALGEERPNLIISDVRMPGEDGFALLRRIRQREPELPVILTTAYSDMNAAVSAFEEGAFEYLPKPFDVAEAVSLARHAIAQAPARGDPAEASQEGPEIIGEAPAMQGVFRTIGRLVGSEANVVITGESGTGKELVARALHRHSPRATGPFVALNTAAVPADLLESELFGHEKGAFTGAVEQRMGRFEEAKGGTLFLDEIGDMPADLQTRLLRVLAEGEFQRVGGRHQLTADVRVIAATHRDLSQLIADGRFRQDLYHRLNVVPIHLPALRERREDIPELAQRFLREMAGELDLQPKQLAPETLKLLQGESWPGNVRELENLCRRITLMAPGPLVHPEDLPDPFRPTGVGNQAEAWQNALAFNIRRHLQKGEKGVGNRAQEELERVLIKEALAYTGGHRQQAAALLGWGRNTLTRKIQGLGIDSSNSRKGSPL; from the coding sequence ATGAACCCCACCATCTGGGTAATCGACGACGATCCCTCCATCCGTTGGGTACTGGAGAAGGCCTTGACCGAGGCCCACATGGCCGTGCGCACCTTCGAGGAGGCCAGCGCTCTGCGTCGGGCCCTTGGGGAGGAGCGTCCCAACCTGATCATCTCCGACGTGCGCATGCCCGGGGAGGACGGCTTCGCCCTGCTGCGCCGCATCCGCCAGCGGGAGCCGGAGCTGCCGGTGATCCTGACCACCGCGTACAGCGACATGAACGCCGCGGTCTCCGCCTTCGAGGAAGGCGCCTTCGAGTACCTGCCCAAGCCCTTCGACGTGGCCGAGGCGGTGTCGCTGGCCCGCCACGCCATTGCCCAAGCGCCGGCACGCGGGGACCCGGCCGAGGCCAGCCAGGAGGGGCCCGAGATCATCGGCGAGGCCCCGGCCATGCAGGGAGTGTTCCGCACCATTGGCCGGCTGGTGGGCTCCGAGGCCAATGTGGTGATCACCGGCGAATCGGGTACGGGCAAGGAGCTGGTGGCGCGCGCCCTGCACCGCCACAGCCCGCGGGCAACCGGCCCCTTCGTAGCCCTGAACACCGCCGCCGTGCCGGCCGATCTGCTGGAGTCGGAGCTGTTCGGCCACGAGAAGGGCGCCTTCACCGGCGCCGTGGAGCAACGCATGGGACGGTTCGAGGAAGCCAAGGGCGGCACCCTGTTCCTCGACGAGATCGGCGACATGCCAGCCGACCTCCAGACCCGGCTGCTGCGGGTGCTGGCCGAGGGCGAGTTCCAGCGCGTGGGCGGACGCCACCAGCTCACCGCCGACGTTCGGGTGATCGCCGCCACCCACCGGGACCTGTCGCAGCTGATCGCGGACGGCCGCTTCCGCCAGGACCTGTACCACCGCCTCAACGTGGTCCCCATCCACCTGCCGGCCCTGCGTGAGCGGCGCGAGGACATCCCGGAACTGGCCCAGCGGTTCCTACGGGAGATGGCCGGAGAATTGGACCTGCAGCCCAAGCAGCTGGCCCCGGAAACCCTGAAACTGCTGCAGGGGGAATCCTGGCCGGGCAATGTCCGGGAGCTCGAAAACCTTTGCCGCCGAATCACCCTGATGGCCCCGGGGCCCCTGGTCCATCCCGAGGACCTGCCGGACCCCTTCCGCCCCACCGGCGTTGGGAACCAGGCCGAAGCCTGGCAAAACGCGCTGGCCTTCAACATCCGGCGCCATTTGCAAAAAGGGGAAAAAGGGGTGGGAAACCGGGCCCAGGAAGAGCTCGAGCGGGTCTTGATCAAGGAGGCCCTGGCCTACACGGGCGGCCACCGCCAACAGGCAGCGGCCCTCCTGGGATGGGGACGGAACACCCTCACCCGAAAGATCCAGGGCCTGGGTATAGATTCTTCCAACAGCAGAAAGGGGTCACCCCTTTAA